Proteins from a single region of Psilocybe cubensis strain MGC-MH-2018 chromosome 3, whole genome shotgun sequence:
- a CDS encoding [Pyruvate dehydrogenase [acetyl-transferring]]-phosphatase 1, mitochondrial has protein sequence MIVERASYNWAYSEDIPGSRCGPEDGPWPRPYQVLSEGELWRELRTLAKPQTSQLGKEGKFKADSINFQPSPTTKTQDRYVVTQLEVNGRLWAFTGVFDGHLGDVTVEHVAHHLPIIVRDFLREAESVSGPGKLTPESISELFTKAIMAFDDAIAHDVLDLFGGSVDKLSEYTDAQIREIINDQHKGGANWRKARLCMYGTTALVALVDPEHKDLWIANLGDCQAIMASPGNNAKDWNIEVLTTNHNGDNDAELDRVRKTHPGEPECIMDRRVLGALAPTRCFGDIPFKQPPAFTRRILYNLFPGFHNTSPWEEFLVRNQTPPYITAEPQIIHRRLDGDDACPSVPPTNTTLSEDNSRSSSRSSITKNLFWSGNKTSQQQQQSLTPLPRFLILASDGFTDLCNGEGQKRIIESWARGMVSSNPPETVTDAAPGSRQDNMALRLLRRAVGGEDRFGVSRVLTLDMDVAWIDDTSIVVQTL, from the exons ATGATTGTAGAGCGCGCATCGTATAACTGGGCGTACTCGGAGGATATACCAGGCTCCCGGTGTGGCCCTGAGGATGGACCCTGGCCACGGCCGTATCAGGTGTTGAGTGAGGGAGAGCTCTGGCGGGAGCTCAGGACACTCGCGAAACCACAGACCTCGCAGCTCGGCAAAGAGGGGAAATTCAAGGCCGACAGCATCAACTTTCAGCCATCGCCTACGACGAAGACGCAGGATCGCTATGTGGTCACTCAGCTGGAGGTGAATGGGCGGCTCTGGGCATTCACGGGGGTCTTTGACG GTCATTTGGGTGATGTCACGGTTGAACACGTTGCCCACCATTTGCCCATCATCGTTCGCGACTTCTTGAGAGAGGCGGAGAGTGTGTCCGGCCCTGGCAAACTAACTCCTGAATCAATATCCGAGCTTTTCACAAAGGCAATCATGGCGTTTGACGATGCAATCGCGCACGATGTCCTGGACCTCTTCGGCGGTTCGGTCGACAAACTTTCCGAGTACACTGACGCACAAATCCGGGAAATCATCAACGACCAGCACAAGGGCGGCGCAAACTGGCGGAAGGCTAGACTCTGTATGTATGGGACTACGGCGTTGGTTGCGTTGGTCGACCCGGAGCACAAGGATCTTTGGATTGCTAACCTCGGGGATTGTCAAGCCA TCATGGCATCTCCGGGTAATAATGCGAAAGACTGGAATATCGAAGTTTTGACTACGAACCACAATGGGGATAACGACGCCGAACTCGACCGAGTTAGAAAAACCCATCCAGGTGAACCAGAATGTATCATGGACCGCAGAGTCCTCGGCGCCCTCGCACCAACCAGAT GTTTCGGTGACATCCCCTTCAAGCAGCCTCCCGCGTTCACTCGGCGCATCCTGTATAATTTGTTCCCGGGATTCCACAACACCTCACCATGGGAGGAGTTCCTCGTCCGCAACCAAACTCCGCCTTACATCACCGCCGAACCACAGATTATCCATCGTCGATTAGATGGAGATGACGCGTGCCCCTCCGTGCCGCCCACTAATACGACGCTTTCGGAGGACAACTCGAGATCCAGCAGCAGGTCATCTATCACCAAAAACTTATTTTGGTCGGGTAATAAGACctcacagcagcagcagcagtcacTCACGCCACTACCCCGGTTCCTCATTCTCGCATCTGATGGCTTTACGGATCTGTGCAATGGAGAAGGCCAGAAGCGTATCATCGAAAGCTGGGCCCGTGGCATGGTATCCAGCAACCCTCCGGAGACTGTGACTGACGCGGCACCAGGTTCTCGTCAGGATAATATGGCTCTCAGGCTGCTTCGCCGTGCTGTGGGCGGCGAGGACAGATTCGGTGTGTCGAGAGTACTGACCCTCGACATGGATGTGGCGTGGATCGACGATACGTCTATCGTCGTTCAAACTCTCTGA
- a CDS encoding Furin-like protease 2, producing MSRTSIPDPQTLSRGKWEKYKGRRAALPNLFAFAMDSLFIFLYFVSLSASVVAQSSVVCVAGQCLQGISNTTFGVKLSGTAGSVLLLPGQYTSTTNPQLVHSLLTSPSASLSNSAGFNSSTTVSLPLNINLEPGIAVYAQSKYSGQAAFSSLPTSPLGNISTPLAANSLVLADNVWAIVSSSSSDNRVVLWDSVPDISQLPSGTSQSLSLVDLQSTACSPPCSGSSVCSASGTCICPAGFTGSSCESCADGFFGPTCQPCPSGCTSCDQGISGSGRCLTPAVPNAPSTCSCLNGQCGSNGQCTCNPGWVANTNGTACAKCAPGFFLTSTGDCKVCQLGCTSCADTTGTCISCDEGLTQDANDGTKCSPLTPKTSAGNVCPDGSFVNGASCSLCSPSCQTCSGPSSNDCIICASGQFRLNGNCVGTDSNGVCQGSNGMVADNVKKECDTCGAKCTSCRIPNFTLASTFDQAQCTDCLPGFVLSEGKCVASCPTGSFVSPQDNLTCTACSSTCGTCVGAADFCLTCKPGQLASSGQCVSTCPSNTFASSGSCIKCHPDCASCSGPSFNQCSTCPPDRPVLTNGRCLPTCAKAQFFDPTTSSCQACDSSCSSCSGAGPSNCLACASTTQVLRGGSCVSANCNGASNVVPGLGVCLSELVQAPSRTDPNAPPLPSISGLGDPTVINTRRPLAWWQILLMALGCAFIFVVIVMLWRRRAKKQRAKRTAMFAAAKKIDRPGRWRDRLVRFGERFFGHRDRLHKMRGAQRDADMLPVAYNHHDRHLANSRPQSLASYRQDIKLKPILVTRKPAPPVQNEQSKKKRDSNDSDSLLDAYAYSTRSRSSYSPSSLPGLDDRHQYRQRSRERRIEHDSLYAEVTGVRRNTPEPRQPLKRDVSGLSRLSNNTVDTYANRREVSTKEGVLVDIGEERSTPAFPLQMTVPLSSTNTGASSSNHNLLYNLGMPVTEAQAYAMANRPALGTNLSPPVLGPAMTGGGGSVMPIPIHLGPGSNMTPGSYWLTPVAPLPTGTPQQQQQDPYPSVDTVVLQPMMTGTSSRNPFRQGHF from the exons ATGAGCCGGACTTCCATTCCAGATCCACAAACACTCAGTCGGGGAAAGTGGGAAAAGTACAAAGGACGACGGGCGGCATTACCAAATTTGTTTGCCTT CGCGATGGATAGTTTGTTCATTTTCCTTTATTTTGTTTCTCTAAGCGCGTCTGTTG TCGCGCAATCTTCTGTTGTATGCGTTGCTGGGCAATGCTTGCAGGGTATCTCCAATACCACTT TTGGTGTCAAGCTTTCAGGTACAGCAGGCTCAGTCCTTCTACTACCGGGACAATACACTTCTACTACGAACCCTCAACTTGTTCATTCACTATTAACATCGCCATCTGCGTCTCTATCAAATTCGGCAGGATTCAACTCAAGCACAACGGTTTCATTGCCACTTAACATCAATCTCGAACCAGGTATCGCCGTCTATGCACAGTCAAAATATTCTGGACAAGCCGCCTTCTCGAGCCTCCCAACATCACCCCTTGGCAATATCTCGACACCCCTCGCCGCAAATTCTCTCGTTCTAGCAGACAATGTCTGGGCCATTGTGAGCAGCAGCTCAAGTGACAATCGCGTTGTGCTCTGGGACTCGGTTCCAGATATATCCCAGCTTCCGTCCGGAACCTCACAGTCATTATCCCTGGTAGACCTGCAATCGACAGCGTGCTCTCCGCCGTGCTCGGGCTCTAGCGTGTGTTCAGCCTCGGGGACGTGTATATGTCCAGCAGGATTCACCGGATCTTCGTGTGAAAGCTGTGCGGACGGGTTCTTTGGTCCAACATGCCAGCCGTGTCCGAGTGGATGTACATCCTGCGATCAGGGTATCTCAGGATCAGGCAGATGTTTGACCCCAGCTGTACCCAATGCACCATCGACATGCAGTTGCTTAAATGGCCAGTGCGGGAGTAACGGCCAGTGTACGTGTAACCCTGGCTGGGTGGCAAACACTAACGGCACCGCTTGTGCTAAATGTGCACCTGGATTTTTCCTCACGTCCACCGGAGATTGCAAAG TTTGTCAACTTGGATGCACTTCGTGCGCTGATACGACTGGGACATGTATATCGTGTGATGAAGGCCTCACTCAAGATGCAAACGACGGTACTAAATGCAGCCCTCTAACTCCAAAAACAAGTGCCGGAAATGTATGCCCTGACGGCAGTTTCGTGAATGGTGCATCATGCTCTCTGTGTTCTCCGTCCTGTCAAACGTGCAGCGGACCTTCATCGAATGACTGCATAATTTGCGCCTCGGGACAGTTCCGTCTCAACGGCAACTGCGTTGGCACCGATTCTAATGGTGTTTGTCAGGGTAGCAACGGAATGGTAGCCGATAATGTCAAAAAGGAATGCGATA CTTGTGGAGCCAAGTGTACCTCTTGTAGAATTCCCAACTTCACACTCGCGTCCACGTTCGATCAGGCGCAATGTACCGACTGCTTGCCTGGATTCGTTCTTTCTGAAGGGAAATGCGTCGCAAGTTGCCCCACAGGTTCATTTGTCTCGCCACAGGACAATCTTACCTGTACCG CCTGTTCTTCCACATGCGGTACTTGTGTGGGTGCGGCAGATTTCTGCCTAACCTGTAAGCCCGGGCAATTAGCCTCATCCGGGCAATGCGTATCCACCTGCCCCTCCAATACATTCGCCTCCTCTGGCTCCTGCATCAAGTGCCACCCAGACTGCGCATCATGCTCCGGACCCTCCTTCAACCAATGCTCGACCTGCCCACCGGATCGCCCCGTGCTCACCAACGGACGCTGTCTCCCCACATGCGCAAAGGCGCAGTTCTTCGACCCCACAACGTCATCGTGCCAGGCCTGCGACTCGAGCTGTTCGAGCTGCTCCGGCGCGGGCCCTTCAAACTGTCTCGCGTGCGCGAGCACGACGCAGGTGCTCCGCGGCGGCTCATGCGTGTCTGCAAACTGCAACGGCGCGTCGAACGTCGTACCTGGGCTCGGCGTGTGCCTTTCGGAACTCGTGCAGGCGCCCAGCAGGACGGACCCCAACGCGCCCCCTTTGCCGTCGATCTCGGGGCTCGGCGACCCAACTGTGATCAACACGCGCCGGCCGCTGGCGTGGTGGCAAATCCTGCTCATGGCGCTCGGGTGCGCGTTTATTTTTGTGGTTATTGTTATGCTGTGGAGGCGGAGGGCGAAGAAGCAGAGGGCGAAGAGGACGGCGATGTTTGCGGCTGCGAAGAAAATTGATAGGCCTGGGCGGTGGAGGGACCGGCTGGTGCGCTTTGGAGAGAGGTTCTTTGGGCATCGGGATAGGCTGCATAAGATGAGAGGCGCCCAACGCGACGCGGATATGTTGCCTGTTGCGTATAACCACCATGATCGCCACCTCGCGAACTCGAGACCTCAGAGTCTTGCCAGTTATCGTCAGGATATCAAGCTGAAGCCGATCCTGGTGACGCGGAAACCTGCCCCTCCGGTTCAGAACGAGCAATCGAAGAAGAAGCGCGATTCGAACGATTCGGACAGTCTCCTTGACGCGTACGCGTATTCGACGCGTTCTAGATCAAGTTACTCGCCGTCATCTTTGCCTGGTCTTGATGATCGCCACCAATATCGGCAGCGGAGCAGAGAGAGGCGTATCGAGCATGATTCATTGTACGCCGAGGTTACGGGCGTGCGGAGGAACACACCAGAACCCCGGCAACCGTTGAAGAGGGACGTCTCCGGTCTTTCCAGGCTATCCAATAATACCGTTGACACGTACGCGAATAGACGGGAAGTTAGTACCAAGGAAGGCGTGTTAGTGGACATCGGAGAAGAACGGAGTACACCCGCTTTTCCATTGCAGATGACTGTGCCCTTATCCTCGACCAACACCGGTGCTTCGTCGTCTAATCATAACCTGCTGTATAACCTCGGGATGCCCGTGACGGAAGCCCAAGCATATGCAATGGCTAATCGACCTGCCCTCGGAACAAATCTTTCGCCACCGGTCCTGGGACCTGCCATGACTGGTGGGGGTGGCAGCGTCATGCCTATTCCAATCCACTTGGGTCCGGGCTCGAACATGACTCCTGGATCATATTGGCTCACACCAGTGGCGCCTCTTCCTACTGGTACacctcagcaacagcagcaagaCCCTTACCCTTCTGTCGACACAGTTGTTCTCCAGCCAATGATGACTGGAACCTCTTCTCGTAATCCGTTCCGACAAGGGCACTTCTAA
- a CDS encoding hypothetical protein (Uncharacterized protein L662) has protein sequence MPVTFSPASHPLKAFEPEYLSWHSRKADGGISPRIILKDACYNQYRQSDEILQSSFDNLHEDSKTDDIHIIPQSNGFVNTVTEAYNNHRALVIRPDDVWLAILTQFSSFLNANAENIRSQFVRHKGQKELTITADRRKVDYGHVANQMTKEIEKNVVDPHLRAWILPDFSTTTANDTTVCSIVMMAAMKEYFSYKIHLLCGIPRVTLDGEKDDWEKIFARLEKLKEYGLPTIAWYHLLFPIIDRFVRSFDEPENEQNLDFWQKVAHYEGGGSGPSYLGGWITAFCVFDDKGKWLGHPFTENATESPNARSLSSTDFFSKYIDIAPVTLSEEEGGEEDEIEGDSQSEKNHLQLDGVYYHQIDTQDVPSGYSEVDVLLEDDDTEYRCMMVAGHVGTRILQSVDGGMKDTVKPVAGWWMLTKLPEGKFKDDRPETGVSVGEGEPRDSAMEATVAEQQEDKLEENQDMKESVAWCKCIVV, from the exons ATGCCGGTGACATTCTCCCCAGCGAGTCATCCTCTCAAGGCCTTTGAACCCGAATACTTGTCCTGGCATTCTAGAAAGGCTGATGGTGGTATATCTCCCCGAATCATCCTGAAGGACGCATGCTACAATCAATACAGGCAATCTGACGAAATCCTCCAATCTTCATTCGACAATCTTCATGAAGACTCAAAAACAGATGACATACACATCATACCGCAAAGCAATGGCTTCGTTAACACCGTCACCGAGGCTTATAATAACCACCGTGCTTTGGTTATACGCCCTGACGACGTATGGTTGGCAATCCTGACCCAGTTTAGCTCCTTCCTAAATGCCAATGCAGAGAATATACGTTCTCAATTTGTGCGCCATAAAGGACAGAAGGAACTCACCATTACAGCCGACCGTAGAAAGGTCGACTATGGGCACGTAGCAAACCAGATGACGAAGGAAATCGAGAAAAACGTGGTAGACCCCCATCTCCGTGCTTGGATTTTGCCGGATTTTAGCACTACCACCGCAAACGATACGACAGTATGCTCCATTGTCATGATGGCGGCAATGAAAGAGTATTTCTCTTACAAAATTCATCTCTTATGCGGGATTCCGCGGGTCACTCTCGACGGGGAAAAGGATGACTGGGAGAAAATCTTTGCGAGGTTAGAGAAGCTCAAAGAGTACGGTTTACCAACGATTGCATGGTACCATCTGCTTTTCCCAATTATCGATCGCTTTGTGAGATCATTTGATGAACCAGAGAATGAACAGAATCTCGATTTCTGGCAGAAAGTGGCCCATTACGAAGGTGGTGGAAGTGGGCCGAGCTACTTGGGAGGTTGGATCACAGCGTTCTGTGTCTTTGATGATAAAGGAAAGTGGCTGGGACATCCTTTTACAGAG AATGCGACAGAGTCTCCAAACGCACGGTCACTATCGAGCAcggattttttttcaaaatataTCGATATTGCTCCTGTAACGCTttcagaagaggaagggggagaagaggatgagatTGAAGGTGACAGTCAATCTGAAAAAAACCATCTACAGCTCGACGGGGTATATTATCATCAAATAGATACCCAGGACGTACCCTCAGGTTACTCGGAAGTCGATGTCCTCTTAGAAGACGACGACACAGAGTACAGATGCATGATGGTTGCTGGCCACGTGGGGACGCGCATTCTCCAGAGCGTTGATGGAGGCATGAAGGATACAGTCAAGCCCGTTGCGGGATGGTGGATGCTCACCAAACTACCAGAGGGAAAATTCAAAGATGATCGTCCCGAAACGGGTGTTTCGGTGGGTGAAGGAGAACCTAGGGATTCTGCGATGGAAGCGACAGTAGCCGAGCAACAAGAAGATAAGTTGGAAGAAAATCAGGACATGAAGGAAAGTGTGGCGTGGTGCAAATGCATCGTTGTATAA